ACGGCTGCCGCCATCTTCCCGGAGCTGGAGTCGCGCGCCAGCCGCCGCAGCTCCGCCCGCATCTCCGCGGCCGACTGGTAGCGCAGGTCCTTGTCCTTCTCCAGCGCGCGCAGGAGGATCAACTCCAGGCGCTCCGGCACCTTTTCGTTGAGCCGCCGCGGCGGCACCGGCGCATGTTCCAGGATGTGGTTGAAGACCACGGCGGGGCTGGTGCCGGGGAAGGGCAGCTTCCCAGTGGCCATCTCGTAGAGCACCGCGCCCAGGCTGAAGAGGTCGGAGCGCGCGTCCAGCTCCTCCCCGCAGGCCTGCTCCGGCGACATGTAGGCGATGGTGCCGACGGTCGAGCCCGCCTGGGTGAGGGTGACGCCCGAATCCGACGCCGGGCCGCCTCCCATGGGCATGGTCTCGGCCACGTGCTGCTTGCGGGCGAGCTTGGCCAGGCCGAAATCGAGCACCTTGGCCTGCCCGCGCGCGGTCACGAAGATGTTGCCGGGCTTGATGTCGCGGTGGACGATGCCCTTGGCATGGGCGGCGTCGAGGGCGTCGGCGATCTGCGTGCCCAGGTCAAGCACGTCGGCGAGACGCAGCGCCCCCACCGCCAGCCGCGCGGAGAGCGGCTGGCCCTCCATCAGCTCCATGACGATGAAGTTGCGCTCGCCCTCGCGCTCCAGGCCGTAGATGGTGCAGATGTTGGGATGGTTGAGAGCGCTGGCCGCCCGCGCCTCCCGCCGGAAGCGCTCCAGCGCCTCCGGATCCTCGCCCATCTCCGCGGTCAGGAACTTGATGGCGACCTGACGGCCCAGGTTCAGGTCTTCGGCGGCGTACACCACTCCCATGCCGCCGCGGCCGATCTCCGCGGTGATGCGATAGTGCCCGATGGTCTGCCCGATCATGGCCTGCCTCGGACTGTAATGCAGGGACCGGGCTGTTGGCTAGTGCAGGACCGTTTCCACCGGGGGCTGTTACCGCCAATAACGATGGACGAACGTCCAAGCCGCATCCGAGGTAATGAGCTTGATCAGCCAGATGATGGCTAGGATGCTGCCCGCTCCGACCACCCACACCGTCAGGACTTGCTCCCAGTCGAGAGGGAGCTTTTCCACCACGGTCAAGGCATCCGGCGAACCCCGCTTCCGCTCGACCAAGTATGTTGCGGTAGGAATGAGCGGAAACCAGAACAAGACTATGAAGATCGTTGTCTTGAAGCGCTCCCGCCCGGTCTGAGGATCCTGGGTGCGGTTGGCCCTGCCGAAGCGCATGCGGCCGACGCCCAGATGAGGCAAGAAGCCGAGCATACCCAGGTTCCTCTCCTCCTCGGCTTTGCGCTTCTCTTCCTCCCGCCGGGCGGCCTCCAAGTCCGCCTGACGGTTGATGCCTCTCCTTGCCAGCTCGTCCGCCAGGGCGACGCTCGCATCCTGCGTCAACTCCTCTGGCGTCAACGCGAGCCGCAAGAGCTCCTCATTCGGCTTGTTGCGATATACCTCTGCGAGCTCCCGCATGTCCACGGCCGGGAATCCTAGCCCAACCTGCCTGGCCAGACAACGCCCACTGCTCGGGCGGGTGACTCGTCCCGCCGCCGTTGACACTGCGTGCGTTCACCGATACATTCGTTTCGTTCCCGGGCGCTCGCCGCCCACGATCTTTTCCATCCTCGGTTCGCGCGCCCCGTTCACCGTAGGCGGGGCTGGAAAGCGGGTGAGAATCCCGCGCTGCCGCGCAACTGTGAGCGAGAAGCTTTCGCGGCCTGGGCCACTGTGGCGTTCGCCATGGGAAGGCCGGCCGCTCGAGGGGCTGCACTTCGCCCCAACTCGTCAAGCCAGGAGACCGGCTCGAACCGCATCCAGCAACCCCTTTCGCGTGCAAAGGAGGCTGTCATGCGCACATCCCGGTTGCTCCTGCTTCTCCTGCTCTTCAGTTCGCTCTCTGCCCGGGCGGCGGAATTGAAGGTCGAGGTCACCGACCCCCGCGGCGCCGCCGTGGCCGGCGCCCGTGTCACCCTCTACCACAGCGGCGGCCGCGACGCCCTGGCCGTCGCCCGGACCTCGGCCGAGGGCGTGGCCGCTCTGCCCGCGCCCGCTCCCGGCGACTACCGCGTCGAAGTCCTGGCTCCCGGCTTCGCTCCCCAGAGCGTGGCGGTGCGCGTTCCCACCGAGGCTGCGGTCCCCGTGCAGCTCGCCGTGGCCGGTCCCGCGAAGACCGTGGTGGTCACCGCCACCGCCACCCCCATCTCCACCGAGGAGGCCGGCGCGCCGGTCGAATCCCTCGACGCCGGCCAGCTCCAGACCCTGCAGCCGGTCGCCCTCGACGAAGCCCTGCGCTTCCTTCCCGGCGCGGTGGTCGGCAATGCCGGGCAGAACGGCGGCCTGGCCTCGCTCTTCGTGCGCGGCGGCGAGTCCCGCTACAACAAGGTCATCATCGATGGCGTCCCCGTCAACGAGGCCGGCGGCACCTTCAACTTCGGGGTGGTGCCGCTGGCGGGCGTGGACCGCCTGGAGTTCGTGCGCGGCCCGGCGAGCACCCTCTACGGCTCCGACGCCATGACCAGCGTGGTCCAGTTGTGGAGCACCAGCGGCCGCACCCGCACGCCCGAGTTCCTCTTCGGCGCCGACGGCGGCAACCTGGGCACCGCGCACGGCTTCGCTTCCCTGGCCGGCGCTCACGGCCGCCTCGACTACAATTTCTTCGCCGACCAGTTCAACACCGCCGGGCAGGGCCTGAACGACGACTACTCCAACTCCGCTCAGGGCGGCAACCTGGGCGTGGCGCTCGCACCCAGGGTCTTCTTCCGCCTGCGCGCGCGTCACTCCAACAGCCGCACCGGCGACCAGAACGAGTGGGTCTTCGGCGGCCAACCTCTGCTGCCCCCGGATGCCGACCAGTTCGCCCGCTACAACGACTTCCTGGCCAGCGGCCGCCTCGACTTCTCCGGCCCGGGTCGCTGGCAGCACCATCTCACCGGCTTCGAGTACAACCAGAAGCGCCTGAACCAGGACAGCGTCCCCGACCGCACCTGCGGCATCCCCTTTTTCCTCGACTGCCCCTTCTCGAGCCGCTTCCAGTTCAACCGCGCCGGGCTCGACTACCAGGGCGAGTACGCGCCGCGCAGTTGGGCGCGCACCCTCGTCGGCTACCAGTTCGAGGACGAGAACGGCTCGGACCTGGAGGACGACGCCGGCTTCGTGGCCGGCTTCCACGGCCTGCGCCGCAACCACGCCCTCTACGTCCAGCAGGTCCTCACCGGCGCGCGCTGGTCGCTGGTGGCGGGCGTGCGCTTCGTCCACAACGAGAGCTTCGGCAACAAGGCGGTGCCGCGCGTGGCCGCCAGCCTGCAGGTGCTACGCGGCGGCACGGTCTTCTCCGGCACGCGCCTGCGCTTCGCTTTCGGCTTGGGCATCAAAGAGCCGCGCTTCGAGGAGTCTTTCGGCATCGGCGGCTTCGGCATCCTGCCCAATCCGCTGCTCCAGCCCGAGGAGAACCGCTCGCTGGAAGCGGGCGTGGAGCAGGAGTTCGGCCGCGGCCACGCCTCCCTCTCCGCCACCTACTTCAACCAGAGCTTCCGCAACCTCATCACCTTCGAGTCCTTCGGCCCGCCCACCTTCACCAGCCAGTACGTGAACCTGAACCAAAGCCTGGCGCACGGCGCCGAAGTGGTCTTCCACGCCGGGCCCTGGCGCAGCCTGCGCCTCGACGCCGCTTACCTCTACACCTCCACCCAGGTGCTCGCGGCCCCGCTCTCTCTCTTCGACCCGCTCTTCGCGCCCGGGAGGCCGCTGCTGCTGCGCCCGCGCCATGCCGGCTCGCTGCTGCTCACCTACTTGGGGAAGAAGTGGGGCGCGGACCTGGGCGGCAGCTTCGTCGGCCGCCGCCCCGACTCCGACTTCCTCTTTGGCGCGGTCCCGCCGGTGGACCACACCGCCGGCTATGCCCGCTTCGACCTGGGCGGCTGGTACGAACTCGACCGCTACGTCACGGCTTACGCCACCATCAACAACGTCCTGGATCACCACTACGAGGAGGTCGTGGGCTTTCCCGCGCTGGGCATCAACTTCCGCGCCGGCCTGCGCCTGCGCCTGGGAGGAGACTAGGGAACGTGTGGCACAGGCGACCCGCCTGTGCAAACTTCAAGTCAGCCACCGATCGACACGGATTGCCACGGATCAGATTCTTTCAAGTCAAATCCGTGAAGATCCGTGAGAATCCGTGGCTGCTTTGAAGTTGCCTTACCCCGCGAAGCGCAGTTCCGCGGCCTGCTGGGCGCTGCTGGGCAGGAAGACCGAGAAGCAGGTGCCGCTGCGTCCTGGGCGGACGCTGCTGCGCACCTTCACGCTGCCCCCGTGCTTGTGGATGATGGTGCCGCTCACCCACAGTCCCAGCCCGGTGCCGTGCTCGCTCTTGGTGGTGAAGAAGGGCTCGAAGATGCGGTGCCGGTCCTCGGGCTTGATGCCGTGGCCGTTGTCGGCGATGAGCACCCGCACTCCGCGGATCTGCGGATTGCGCCAGTGGCGCGCGGGAGCGATGCGGATACGCACCGTCCCGTTGTGCCCCACCGCGTCCAGCGCGTTGCCCACCAGGTTGGTGAACACCTGACGCATCTCCACCGGGAAACCCTGGACCTCGCTGGGCTCGAAGAACTCCCGCGTCACCGTGATCTTGCGCAACTGGATGCGGTGACCCAGCAGCTTGATCACTCCCTCCAGCACCTCCGAGAGACGCACCGCCACCGGCTCCGCGCTCTCCCGGTAGAAGCCCAAGGTCTGCTTGGTGATGTGGGCGATGCGGCCCACCTCCTGCTGCGCCATCTCCAGGTAGGTGCGCGCCGGGCCCTCGTCGCCGATGTGCTCGCCCAGCAGGAAGAAGAGGTTGGTGAGCGCCTCCAGGGGATTGTTGATCTCGTGGGCCACGATGGCGGCCAGCCGTCCCACCACCGCCTGCTTCTCCGAGGCCCGCAGCGCCTCTTCCGCGCGCCGGCGCTCGCTCATGTCGCGCATCACCTTGGCGAAGCCGCGCACGTTGCCCTCTTCGTCCTT
This sequence is a window from Terriglobales bacterium. Protein-coding genes within it:
- a CDS encoding ATP-binding protein, with the translated sequence MILDLLIGFSYIVIAAMLVYLVRRGRQEVFFRITFLLLAVFLVACAGTYYLAVVSPHRPFVQLSRYVKVITAVASLTTAVVLAVLVPRLLRETKTTQQVRRESEEPLRLLLEGAKEHSILMLDAEGRILTWNAGAEHITGYRAEEMIGQPFAALSLPGDQERKLPEEELESARAFGRAETEGWRVRKDGNRFWANVVITALKDEEGNVRGFAKVMRDMSERRRAEEALRASEKQAVVGRLAAIVAHEINNPLEALTNLFFLLGEHIGDEGPARTYLEMAQQEVGRIAHITKQTLGFYRESAEPVAVRLSEVLEGVIKLLGHRIQLRKITVTREFFEPSEVQGFPVEMRQVFTNLVGNALDAVGHNGTVRIRIAPARHWRNPQIRGVRVLIADNGHGIKPEDRHRIFEPFFTTKSEHGTGLGLWVSGTIIHKHGGSVKVRSSVRPGRSGTCFSVFLPSSAQQAAELRFAG
- a CDS encoding TonB-dependent receptor, producing MRTSRLLLLLLLFSSLSARAAELKVEVTDPRGAAVAGARVTLYHSGGRDALAVARTSAEGVAALPAPAPGDYRVEVLAPGFAPQSVAVRVPTEAAVPVQLAVAGPAKTVVVTATATPISTEEAGAPVESLDAGQLQTLQPVALDEALRFLPGAVVGNAGQNGGLASLFVRGGESRYNKVIIDGVPVNEAGGTFNFGVVPLAGVDRLEFVRGPASTLYGSDAMTSVVQLWSTSGRTRTPEFLFGADGGNLGTAHGFASLAGAHGRLDYNFFADQFNTAGQGLNDDYSNSAQGGNLGVALAPRVFFRLRARHSNSRTGDQNEWVFGGQPLLPPDADQFARYNDFLASGRLDFSGPGRWQHHLTGFEYNQKRLNQDSVPDRTCGIPFFLDCPFSSRFQFNRAGLDYQGEYAPRSWARTLVGYQFEDENGSDLEDDAGFVAGFHGLRRNHALYVQQVLTGARWSLVAGVRFVHNESFGNKAVPRVAASLQVLRGGTVFSGTRLRFAFGLGIKEPRFEESFGIGGFGILPNPLLQPEENRSLEAGVEQEFGRGHASLSATYFNQSFRNLITFESFGPPTFTSQYVNLNQSLAHGAEVVFHAGPWRSLRLDAAYLYTSTQVLAAPLSLFDPLFAPGRPLLLRPRHAGSLLLTYLGKKWGADLGGSFVGRRPDSDFLFGAVPPVDHTAGYARFDLGGWYELDRYVTAYATINNVLDHHYEEVVGFPALGINFRAGLRLRLGGD